From one Flavobacterium sp. N502536 genomic stretch:
- a CDS encoding carboxypeptidase-like regulatory domain-containing protein, with the protein MPLEAANIVIKGTTSNTTSDQNGKFSIDSKGKLPITLLIQYVGYKTTEIELVDLPSAPLQVTIKEENELIEVVVSSRRRIEKVQDVPIAISVITGKQAEQTELLT; encoded by the coding sequence ATTCCATTAGAAGCGGCTAATATTGTTATAAAAGGAACAACTTCCAATACGACTTCGGATCAAAACGGAAAATTCAGTATCGACAGCAAAGGAAAACTTCCTATAACCCTGTTAATTCAATATGTAGGATACAAAACTACCGAGATTGAACTTGTCGATTTACCATCGGCTCCTTTACAGGTAACGATTAAAGAGGAAAACGAACTTATTGAAGTGGTGGTTTCTTCAAGACGAAGAATCGAAAAAGTACAGGATGTGCCTATCGCAATATCCGTAATTACAGGAAAACAAGCAGAACAAACCGAGCTTTTAACGTAA
- a CDS encoding NACHT domain-containing protein: protein MKRDQITDSEITENLTFYSKPNAYTDQSFPFTQLNDRVFEIMLYQIFQLRIETKDSSLNEKYDGVSLMQGVGERGRDCILTKKGANVGLIQCKQINKNITKPEVLKEILKFVLHYINDESLISDLNNFTYYLAVSKGFAETSITLLSNFNKSFKSEDIQYYCEELISKNASLKTIKYFDKRKDIYKVLEKIEVKSIHPADLSRYLFEHDSLIKCFFRVLTMTDNALLESIIETYLSPILNKIIPKENRGNKDFSFRFKEYIQRVYTTYSSSRTLVFGNQQKKLEDFYYPLNLECKNEDINSKPLKVCSLKYEESFLPQFKKIIIVDNGGMGKSTIMKWLFLNVLKFKKGIPIFIELRKLKNRKTIIDEIISELNPIDENLERDLITKLIAQGNFIFFFDGYDEISDNDREFVTTDLQSFISKSSNNLFLLTSRPETALNTFCDFKEFKISKMEKAEAFELIKKLGSNNEKSLRLIEKLKENDFENIDDFLQSPLLVSLLYKKFEHRENIPLQLQEFYYDVFEALYQDHDLTKGESFVRNKKTKLSFNDFFQILREFAYCTFKKGEIEYNDAILNKYLDEISKRLPHIKFKFNDLADDFVRSVPLFNKEGLQYKWSHKSFQEYFTAEYICRDSKEKQISILNQMYKSSKSEKYEFIFKLCYDIDFKSFREAVIVPYLNDFVEHYENSFDKLYSIPGIDENEVTLRKIITFNKSYLIINDKNSDLTKSIYEKISSKEIFNGGKIESLPDFMDDDHKIVVVVFSPMNIIVGSRKKSDILELLIDKKSDLLRKFKVTNKSITNNSGRLKEILPKTVVVNSKHNFSNESAENLTFFNKILISNFAGKEDQHLDIVRSKKFLKNYEDEVVNVSDDYYQGF from the coding sequence ATGAAAAGAGATCAAATTACGGATAGTGAAATAACAGAAAATCTGACATTTTATTCAAAACCCAATGCTTATACAGATCAATCTTTCCCATTTACGCAATTAAATGATCGAGTTTTTGAAATCATGCTGTATCAAATCTTTCAATTACGAATAGAAACAAAAGATTCAAGCTTAAATGAAAAATATGATGGAGTTTCTTTAATGCAAGGTGTGGGGGAAAGAGGCAGAGATTGTATATTGACAAAAAAAGGGGCAAATGTTGGTTTAATTCAATGTAAGCAAATTAATAAAAACATCACAAAGCCTGAGGTGTTAAAAGAAATATTAAAATTTGTTTTGCATTACATAAATGATGAAAGTTTAATTTCAGATTTAAATAATTTTACATACTATTTAGCAGTATCTAAGGGTTTTGCCGAAACATCAATTACCTTATTAAGTAATTTTAATAAGAGCTTTAAATCAGAAGATATTCAGTATTATTGTGAGGAATTAATATCTAAAAACGCTTCCTTAAAAACAATTAAATATTTTGATAAAAGAAAAGATATATATAAAGTCTTAGAGAAAATTGAAGTAAAAAGCATACATCCTGCTGATCTATCCCGCTATCTTTTCGAACACGATTCTTTGATTAAATGTTTTTTTAGAGTATTGACCATGACTGATAATGCACTATTGGAAAGTATAATTGAAACATATTTATCTCCCATTTTAAATAAAATCATACCTAAAGAGAATCGAGGAAATAAAGATTTTTCATTTAGATTTAAAGAATATATTCAAAGGGTTTATACTACCTATTCTTCTTCAAGGACTTTAGTATTCGGAAATCAGCAGAAAAAATTAGAAGATTTTTATTATCCTTTGAATTTGGAATGTAAAAATGAAGATATAAATTCTAAGCCACTAAAGGTTTGTTCGCTAAAATATGAAGAAAGTTTTCTACCACAATTTAAAAAAATTATTATTGTTGATAATGGGGGGATGGGAAAATCTACCATAATGAAGTGGTTGTTTTTGAATGTGTTAAAGTTTAAAAAAGGAATTCCAATTTTTATAGAGCTAAGAAAACTTAAAAATAGGAAAACTATCATTGATGAAATTATTTCCGAGCTAAACCCAATTGATGAAAATCTAGAAAGGGATCTTATTACTAAATTGATTGCTCAGGGTAATTTTATTTTCTTTTTTGACGGTTACGATGAAATATCTGATAATGATAGAGAATTTGTGACTACAGATTTACAAAGTTTTATTTCAAAATCATCAAATAATTTATTTCTATTAACTTCTAGGCCAGAAACAGCTCTGAATACTTTCTGTGATTTTAAAGAATTCAAAATTAGTAAAATGGAAAAAGCGGAAGCTTTTGAACTAATAAAAAAACTAGGAAGTAATAATGAAAAGTCATTAAGATTAATAGAGAAATTAAAAGAAAATGATTTTGAAAATATTGATGATTTTTTACAAAGTCCTCTATTAGTATCTCTTCTCTATAAAAAGTTTGAGCATAGAGAAAACATCCCTCTTCAGTTACAAGAATTTTACTATGATGTTTTTGAAGCGCTTTACCAAGATCATGACCTAACTAAAGGTGAGAGTTTTGTAAGAAATAAAAAAACAAAACTTAGTTTTAATGATTTTTTTCAGATACTGAGAGAATTTGCTTATTGTACATTTAAAAAAGGAGAAATTGAATATAACGACGCAATTTTAAATAAGTACCTTGATGAGATTTCAAAAAGATTACCGCATATAAAATTTAAGTTTAATGATTTGGCGGATGATTTTGTTAGGTCTGTTCCATTGTTCAATAAAGAAGGATTACAATATAAATGGTCTCACAAGTCTTTTCAGGAGTATTTTACTGCAGAATATATTTGTAGAGATTCGAAAGAAAAGCAGATAAGTATTTTAAATCAAATGTATAAAAGTTCTAAATCTGAAAAGTATGAATTCATCTTTAAATTGTGTTATGATATCGATTTTAAATCTTTTAGAGAGGCGGTTATAGTGCCTTATTTAAATGATTTTGTAGAGCATTATGAAAATTCTTTTGACAAATTATATTCTATTCCAGGCATCGATGAAAATGAAGTGACTTTAAGAAAAATAATAACTTTTAATAAATCATATTTAATAATTAATGATAAGAATAGTGATTTAACAAAATCGATTTATGAAAAAATAAGTAGCAAAGAGATTTTTAATGGAGGGAAAATTGAAAGCTTGCCAGACTTTATGGATGATGACCATAAAATTGTAGTAGTAGTTTTTTCTCCAATGAATATTATTGTAGGGTCGAGAAAGAAGTCTGATATATTAGAGCTTTTAATTGATAAAAAGAGTGATTTATTAAGGAAATTCAAGGTAACAAATAAAAGTATAACAAATAATAGTGGGAGATTGAAAGAAATTTTGCCAAAAACCGTTGTTGTGAATTCGAAGCATAATTTTTCAAATGAGTCAGCGGAGAACTTAACTTTTTTTAATAAAATTTTAATCTCAAACTTTGCAGGAAAAGAAGATCAACACTTAGATATTGTTAGAAGTAAGAAATTTTTAAAAAACTATGAGGATGAGGTGGTTAATGTTAGTGATGACTATTATCAAGGGTTTTAG
- the era gene encoding GTPase Era, with the protein MSHKAGFVNIIGNPNVGKSTLMNAFVGERLSIITSKAQTTRHRILGIVNGEDFQLILSDTPGIIKPAYEMQESMMNFVKSAFEDADILVYMVEIGEQDLKDEAFFNKIIHAKIPVLLLLNKIDNSNQEQLEEQVGFWTAKVPNAEIFPISALQNFNVPEVFSRIIELLPESPAYYPKDQLTDKPERFFVNETIREKILLNYSKEIPYAVEIVTEEFFEDEKIIRIRSVIMVERETQKGIIIGHKGAALKKVGTDARADLEKFFGKQIHIELYVKVNKNWRSNANMLKRFGYNQ; encoded by the coding sequence ATGTCACATAAAGCAGGTTTTGTAAACATCATCGGGAATCCAAACGTTGGAAAATCAACATTGATGAACGCCTTTGTTGGAGAACGATTATCGATTATTACATCAAAAGCACAAACAACCCGTCATCGTATCCTTGGAATCGTGAATGGCGAAGATTTTCAACTTATATTATCGGATACTCCCGGAATCATCAAGCCCGCTTATGAAATGCAGGAGTCGATGATGAACTTTGTAAAATCGGCTTTTGAAGATGCTGATATTTTAGTTTACATGGTCGAAATAGGAGAGCAGGACTTAAAAGATGAAGCTTTCTTTAATAAAATTATCCACGCTAAAATTCCGGTTTTATTATTGTTGAATAAAATCGACAACTCCAATCAGGAACAATTAGAGGAACAAGTAGGATTTTGGACGGCAAAAGTGCCCAATGCCGAAATTTTCCCAATCTCGGCTTTACAGAATTTTAATGTACCGGAAGTTTTTAGCCGAATCATTGAGTTGTTGCCGGAATCACCTGCCTATTATCCAAAAGATCAATTGACAGACAAACCGGAACGTTTCTTTGTAAACGAAACGATTCGTGAGAAAATCTTATTGAACTACAGCAAAGAGATTCCGTATGCCGTTGAAATCGTAACGGAAGAGTTTTTTGAAGATGAAAAAATTATCAGAATTCGTTCTGTGATTATGGTGGAAAGAGAAACTCAAAAAGGAATCATCATTGGACATAAAGGTGCCGCTTTGAAAAAGGTTGGAACAGACGCTCGTGCCGATTTAGAGAAATTCTTCGGAAAACAAATTCACATTGAACTTTACGTGAAGGTGAACAAGAACTGGAGAAGCAATGCCAATATGTTGAAACGATTCGGTTACAATCAATAA
- the der gene encoding ribosome biogenesis GTPase Der, which produces MNNIVAIVGRPNVGKSTLFNRLIQRREAIVDSVSGVTRDRNYGKSEWNGKEFSVIDTGGYVRGSDDVFEGEIRKQVELAIDEADVIIFVVDVEEGITPMDETVAKLLRKVTKPVLLAVNKVDNAMREKDAIEFYNLGLGDYFTFASISGSGTGDLLDALIDAFPEKPEVEVKEDLPRFAVVGRPNAGKSSFINALIGQDRYIVTDIAGTTRDAIDTKFDRFGFEFNLVDTAGIRRKAKVKEDLEFYSVMRSVRAIEHADICILVIDATRGFEGQDQSIFWLAEKNRKGVVILVNKWDLVEKDTMSTRDYEEKIKKELMPFTDVPILFVSALTKQRLLKALEATVQVFENRKQRIATSKFNEYMLKVIEAYPPPATKGKYVKIKYCMQLPTQTPQFVFFANMPQYVKEPYKRYLENKIRENWDFAGVPIDIYIREK; this is translated from the coding sequence ATGAATAACATTGTTGCGATAGTAGGAAGACCTAATGTAGGGAAATCAACCCTTTTTAATAGGCTGATACAAAGAAGAGAAGCTATTGTAGATTCGGTATCTGGGGTTACCCGTGATAGAAACTATGGTAAAAGCGAGTGGAACGGAAAAGAGTTTTCTGTAATTGATACCGGTGGATACGTTCGCGGTTCTGATGACGTATTTGAAGGTGAAATCCGCAAACAGGTAGAGCTTGCTATCGATGAAGCTGATGTTATTATTTTTGTGGTTGATGTAGAAGAAGGAATTACACCAATGGATGAAACAGTGGCGAAATTGTTGCGTAAAGTGACAAAACCGGTTTTATTGGCTGTAAATAAAGTAGATAACGCAATGCGTGAGAAAGATGCAATTGAGTTTTATAATCTTGGTTTAGGAGATTATTTTACATTTGCAAGTATCTCAGGAAGCGGAACAGGAGATTTATTGGATGCTTTAATTGATGCATTCCCGGAGAAACCGGAAGTTGAGGTTAAAGAAGATTTGCCTCGTTTTGCTGTTGTAGGACGTCCGAATGCTGGTAAATCAAGTTTTATCAACGCTTTGATTGGTCAGGATCGTTATATCGTAACGGATATTGCAGGAACAACCCGTGACGCCATTGATACAAAATTTGACCGTTTTGGTTTTGAATTTAATTTGGTTGATACTGCGGGAATCCGTCGTAAAGCTAAAGTAAAGGAAGATTTAGAGTTTTACTCGGTAATGCGTTCGGTTCGTGCGATTGAGCATGCCGATATTTGTATCTTGGTTATCGATGCAACTCGTGGCTTTGAAGGTCAGGATCAGAGTATTTTCTGGCTGGCAGAGAAAAACCGTAAAGGGGTTGTGATCTTAGTAAACAAATGGGATTTGGTAGAAAAAGATACCATGTCGACTCGCGATTACGAAGAGAAAATCAAAAAAGAATTAATGCCTTTTACCGATGTGCCAATTTTATTCGTTTCGGCTTTAACCAAGCAACGTTTGTTGAAAGCATTAGAAGCTACTGTTCAGGTTTTTGAAAACAGAAAACAAAGAATTGCGACTTCAAAATTCAACGAATACATGTTGAAGGTAATTGAAGCTTATCCGCCACCGGCAACAAAAGGGAAGTATGTGAAAATTAAATATTGTATGCAGTTGCCAACACAAACGCCTCAGTTTGTATTTTTTGCCAACATGCCACAATACGTTAAAGAACCTTACAAACGTTACCTGGAAAATAAGATCAGAGAAAATTGGGATTTCGCAGGAGTGCCAATCGATATTTATATCAGAGAAAAATAA
- a CDS encoding outer membrane beta-barrel protein — MTKFLYYLIVFLFCYSASAQNDIVLKGTVVDINTQLPLELATVYFTTVKDSTVIEYATTDKNGAFSIKTKKYDKPVFLKVNYMGYQPYFEEEKSIPESKDFGKLYLLENVNVLKDVVIKSEVPPITIKKDTLEFNAASYKVRPDSNVETLLKQLPGFDVAADGKVTVNGREVNQVLVNGKTFFNKDGAIALKNLPAEIIKKIQVSDFKTKKEELSKQESTSDFSSINITIDEKKNKGYFGKILGGYGSDERYESSLLLNFFNNKQKISVLASSNNINSTGFAMDEVFDNMGGGRNSRSNSGNSGGSKGITQSNLVGLNYSDDWSKSLMAMGSYNFSNSINNNDSKSDQVSFLPTGNIATSSDSKARNETTGNNVNFELEYVIDPTSRLVIIPKVNQSRSNSNSSSSSFSEDENGNSLNESNAKSYSESTNTSLGNTINFNKGFKKEHRNFNLSFDSNNTSTDNEVQNLSQTIFYQDSKPNDDRNQKSLNNNKSDTYSLELEYTEPVTDSLRIRFGSNFDWTKEIKDAKTFDFDAATQSYSDLNASLTNYTSSKQNSFSPKVGLTWQKRKFTVNLNSRTAMVEFDNHSLYLNNTTDLNKRYILPYGDFQIRYKFSRSKNMSFRYDYSNTLPTAVQLLPVLNLTNPLNTITGNPDLNLIEKNSANFSFRDYDFRTRSGYSLFIKGDYYNNDVVSTSIYDDSGKRTTTYANISGTYTTSIGGNWNQSVKRGAHLFRYGFGLNGSYSFDKGFTNAVLYNAKSTAITPKVNFTYEYGELLIISPAYSLSYNETKYENSSRDASSNVVHRINLQTTSYWPANLIFGNDFGYTYNSDISGNFKKDFYLWNTSLSYGFFDKKVYAKIKVYDVLNQNQSATRTISATSIRDEENTVLKRYVMFSLSYKIGNFAAAEKGKKRRQME, encoded by the coding sequence ATGACCAAATTTTTGTATTATCTGATTGTTTTCCTTTTTTGTTATTCGGCCAGTGCACAGAATGACATTGTTCTTAAAGGAACCGTCGTAGATATCAACACCCAATTGCCACTCGAACTGGCAACGGTTTATTTTACAACTGTTAAAGATTCTACGGTAATCGAATATGCAACAACAGATAAAAATGGTGCTTTTAGCATTAAAACCAAAAAGTATGATAAACCTGTTTTTCTGAAGGTTAACTATATGGGATACCAGCCTTATTTTGAGGAAGAAAAGAGCATTCCCGAAAGTAAAGATTTTGGGAAATTGTATTTGCTTGAAAATGTAAATGTCTTAAAGGATGTTGTGATCAAAAGCGAAGTTCCGCCAATTACCATTAAAAAAGATACTTTAGAGTTTAATGCAGCATCATACAAAGTGCGCCCGGACTCGAATGTAGAAACTTTATTGAAACAATTACCGGGTTTTGATGTGGCTGCTGATGGTAAAGTTACGGTGAACGGGAGAGAAGTCAATCAGGTCCTGGTAAACGGGAAGACGTTTTTTAATAAAGACGGTGCCATAGCATTGAAGAACCTTCCCGCCGAAATAATCAAAAAAATTCAGGTGTCTGATTTTAAAACAAAGAAAGAGGAACTTTCCAAACAGGAGTCGACTTCAGATTTTTCGAGTATCAATATCACAATCGACGAAAAGAAAAATAAAGGTTACTTTGGGAAGATACTAGGCGGTTATGGTTCTGATGAACGATACGAAAGCAGTCTGCTTCTGAACTTTTTTAACAACAAGCAAAAAATAAGCGTACTAGCCTCTTCTAACAATATTAATTCTACCGGTTTTGCGATGGATGAAGTATTTGATAATATGGGTGGAGGACGAAATAGCAGGAGCAATAGTGGAAATTCGGGAGGCAGTAAAGGAATTACACAATCAAATCTCGTTGGACTTAATTACTCTGACGATTGGTCGAAAAGTTTGATGGCTATGGGGAGTTATAATTTTTCGAATTCGATTAATAACAACGATAGCAAATCCGATCAGGTTAGTTTTTTGCCTACCGGAAATATTGCCACATCCTCTGATTCTAAAGCAAGAAATGAAACCACCGGAAACAATGTAAATTTTGAATTAGAATATGTGATTGACCCGACAAGCCGATTGGTCATCATACCAAAAGTAAACCAATCGCGTTCGAACAGTAATTCGTCTTCCTCGAGTTTTTCTGAAGACGAGAATGGAAATTCGCTGAATGAAAGTAATGCTAAATCGTATTCAGAAAGTACAAATACCAGTCTGGGGAACACCATAAATTTTAATAAGGGGTTCAAGAAAGAACACCGCAATTTTAATCTTTCTTTTGACAGCAACAATACGAGTACCGATAATGAGGTGCAAAATTTGTCTCAAACTATTTTTTATCAGGACAGTAAACCTAATGACGATAGAAATCAGAAAAGTTTAAACAATAATAAGAGTGATACGTATTCGCTTGAACTTGAATATACAGAGCCAGTGACGGATTCTTTGCGAATAAGATTCGGATCTAATTTTGATTGGACGAAGGAAATTAAAGATGCAAAAACATTCGATTTTGATGCTGCAACACAATCGTATTCAGATCTCAATGCGTCTCTAACAAATTATACTTCCTCAAAGCAAAATTCGTTTAGTCCGAAAGTTGGATTAACCTGGCAAAAGAGAAAGTTTACGGTCAATTTAAATTCGCGTACAGCAATGGTAGAATTTGACAATCACTCGCTATATCTGAACAATACTACCGATTTGAACAAACGATATATTTTGCCTTATGGCGATTTTCAGATTCGATATAAGTTTAGCCGTTCCAAAAATATGTCATTCAGGTATGATTATTCGAATACGCTTCCTACAGCGGTTCAGCTGCTGCCGGTTTTAAATTTAACCAATCCGTTGAATACAATTACCGGGAATCCTGATTTAAATCTTATTGAAAAAAACAGTGCTAATTTTAGTTTTAGAGACTATGATTTCCGAACCCGTTCCGGTTACAGTTTGTTTATAAAAGGGGACTACTACAACAACGATGTGGTTTCAACTTCAATTTATGATGACAGCGGAAAGAGAACCACAACTTATGCTAATATCTCAGGAACTTACACGACTTCGATTGGCGGAAACTGGAATCAGTCCGTTAAAAGAGGGGCACATCTTTTTAGATATGGTTTCGGATTAAATGGCAGCTATTCTTTCGATAAAGGGTTTACCAATGCGGTATTATACAATGCAAAATCGACAGCGATTACTCCAAAAGTCAATTTTACGTATGAATATGGCGAGCTGCTTATTATTTCTCCTGCCTATAGTTTGTCCTATAATGAGACTAAATATGAGAACTCTTCGAGAGATGCGAGTTCAAATGTAGTGCACCGGATCAATTTGCAAACCACAAGTTACTGGCCTGCAAACCTAATTTTCGGAAACGATTTTGGGTACACCTATAATTCGGATATTTCGGGCAATTTCAAAAAGGATTTTTATCTCTGGAATACCAGCCTGTCCTATGGCTTTTTTGATAAAAAGGTATATGCTAAAATAAAAGTTTACGATGTCTTAAATCAGAATCAAAGTGCTACCAGAACCATTTCGGCGACTTCCATTCGGGATGAAGAAAATACGGTTCTGAAACGTTATGTGATGTTTTCATTGAGTTATAAAATAGGGAATTTTGCTGCTGCTGAAAAAGGGAAGAAGAGAAGGCAAATGGAGTGA
- a CDS encoding TonB-dependent receptor, with translation MRNYRKTSRTNRAFNVNRIKELVPSVQLYSSNPRNTGINIRSLGSPFGLTNDGIDPGVGFYVDGVYYARPAATTLDFIDVDQIEVLRGPQGSLFGKNTTSGAFNITTRKPSFTSGADFEVSYGNYAFLQAKASVTGALGKKVAGRISFSGTQRDGLIDNVATGRPTNSLNNQGIRGQLLFTPSDNTNIILAADITTQRPDGYAQVVAGVAPTQRAAYRQFDAIIKDLNYQLPSQNAFDRKIDHDTPWRSGQDMGGVSLNIDTKIGSGTLTSTTAWRFWNWDPSNDRDFTGLQVLAKSQNPTRQTQFTQEVRYAGQLTSKISGVVGAFFIDQTSQTNGTEESGNAQWRFSQSSTSALWKTPGLFEGYGIKTDARIRASSAAVFGQIDWAITERLHVLPGLRYNFDKKDANYSRTTYGGLQTTDPALLALKKSVYSDQSFASNTDNTDFSGNITVSYKASDKINAYATYAKSYKPVGVNVAGLPTDSKGLPLLDLAVIKPEKVNHYEVGVKTSPFKNSVFNLTFFNTEIKDFQTNVQAAELGVNRGYLANADKVRVRGAELDASFVFSQHLTVNAAATYTDAKYVKFTNAPLPLEETGAPVAFKDVSGSELPGASKWAGSLGGELSDNAKFFGNKGKIFVAVDSYARSKFSSSPSASKYLVVQGYAIFNARLGFRASEGLSVQFWGRNLLNKDYYEQLLPAGGNSGQYAGVIGDQRTYGVTLKYSL, from the coding sequence ATCCGTAATTACAGGAAAACAAGCAGAACAAACCGAGCTTTTAACGTAAACCGTATTAAAGAACTAGTTCCTTCTGTACAATTATATTCTTCAAACCCAAGAAATACCGGAATCAACATTCGTAGTCTTGGTTCTCCTTTCGGACTTACTAATGACGGAATCGATCCGGGAGTTGGTTTTTATGTAGATGGTGTTTATTATGCCCGTCCTGCTGCAACTACTCTTGACTTTATTGATGTAGATCAAATCGAGGTGTTACGCGGACCACAAGGATCCTTATTTGGTAAAAATACTACCTCAGGAGCTTTTAACATTACCACCCGCAAACCAAGTTTTACCAGTGGTGCCGATTTTGAGGTGAGCTACGGAAACTATGCTTTTCTTCAGGCTAAAGCATCGGTGACAGGAGCTTTAGGTAAAAAAGTAGCTGGTCGTATCTCTTTTTCAGGTACACAACGTGACGGTTTAATCGACAATGTGGCAACCGGAAGACCAACCAACAGCTTAAACAATCAGGGAATTAGAGGGCAATTGCTTTTTACTCCATCAGATAATACCAATATTATTCTTGCTGCCGATATCACAACTCAGCGTCCGGATGGATACGCACAGGTTGTTGCAGGTGTTGCACCTACGCAAAGAGCTGCTTACAGACAGTTTGATGCGATCATTAAAGATTTAAACTATCAACTTCCAAGTCAAAATGCTTTTGACCGAAAAATTGATCATGATACTCCATGGCGTTCAGGACAGGATATGGGTGGTGTTTCGCTTAATATCGATACTAAAATTGGATCGGGAACACTTACCTCAACTACTGCTTGGCGTTTTTGGAACTGGGATCCTTCAAATGACAGAGATTTTACAGGATTACAGGTTTTGGCTAAATCTCAAAACCCAACCAGACAAACACAATTTACTCAGGAGGTACGTTATGCAGGTCAGCTGACCTCAAAAATTAGCGGTGTAGTGGGCGCTTTCTTTATCGACCAGACTTCACAGACAAACGGAACAGAGGAATCGGGTAATGCACAGTGGAGATTCTCCCAAAGCAGTACCAGCGCGTTATGGAAAACTCCGGGTCTTTTTGAAGGATACGGAATTAAAACAGATGCCAGAATCAGAGCTTCGAGTGCTGCCGTTTTTGGTCAGATTGATTGGGCTATTACAGAAAGATTACACGTATTACCAGGTTTAAGATATAACTTTGACAAAAAAGATGCTAATTACAGCCGTACAACCTACGGTGGTCTTCAAACTACCGATCCGGCTTTACTGGCGCTTAAAAAATCAGTTTACTCTGATCAGTCTTTTGCTTCTAACACTGACAATACCGATTTTTCAGGAAACATAACGGTATCTTACAAAGCATCAGACAAAATCAATGCTTATGCGACCTATGCTAAAAGTTACAAACCGGTGGGTGTGAATGTTGCCGGACTTCCAACAGATTCAAAAGGATTGCCATTATTAGATCTTGCTGTAATCAAACCTGAAAAAGTGAATCATTATGAGGTTGGAGTAAAAACTTCTCCGTTTAAAAACTCAGTATTCAACCTGACTTTCTTTAATACGGAAATCAAAGATTTTCAAACCAATGTTCAGGCTGCCGAACTTGGAGTAAACCGTGGTTATCTTGCCAATGCTGATAAAGTACGTGTAAGAGGTGCTGAACTTGATGCAAGTTTTGTTTTTAGCCAGCACCTGACCGTAAATGCAGCTGCTACTTATACCGATGCAAAATATGTTAAGTTTACCAATGCACCACTTCCGTTAGAAGAAACAGGAGCTCCTGTAGCCTTTAAAGATGTATCAGGATCAGAATTACCCGGAGCATCAAAATGGGCAGGATCTTTAGGAGGTGAGCTTTCTGACAATGCAAAATTCTTCGGAAACAAAGGAAAAATATTCGTAGCGGTTGATTCTTATGCACGTTCTAAATTTTCATCAAGCCCTTCTGCTTCAAAATACTTAGTCGTTCAGGGATATGCTATTTTCAACGCACGTTTAGGATTCCGTGCATCAGAAGGACTATCCGTTCAATTCTGGGGAAGAAACCTTTTAAACAAAGATTACTACGAGCAATTGTTACCTGCAGGTGGAAATTCCGGACAATATGCAGGAGTAATTGGAGATCAAAGAACTTACGGAGTAACTTTGAAATATTCTTTGTAA